GAAAGTATTTGCTTATAGCGCAAATTCTCCTTTGCCGCTACTCGGAAAGTAGACGTTCTCATGACTTACAAGGACAGCAGCAGCCATGAAACTGTCTACGTTGTGTCCGGAGACTGTACCCCACTACTTAGTTTCTCTGCAGCTTCCCGTCTAGGACTAGTCCAGATCACGTACAGTGTGGGAGAGGTGCTAAACAGACTGGATCTGAGAGTGGCCTACCCAGACCTTTTCAAGGGAGTGGGCTGTCTGAAGGACTTCCAAGTACACCTCGATGTTGACCCCCTTGTTCAACCAGTAGCACAACCTCACAGACGCATCCCCTTCTCCATGCGAAAGCCACTGGAAGAAGAGCTTGAAAGGCTACAGTTCCTCGGCATAATTGAAAAGACTGAAGGACCAACCCCTTGGGTATCTCCAATCGTGGCAGTACCGAAACCACATGACCCCGAGCATATTCGAATGTGTGTCAACATGCGCTGTGCTAACCAAACCATCCAGCGTGAGAGACATGTCACACCGAAAGTGGACGACATCCTTGTTGCTTTGAATGGATCCATCTTATTCTCTAAACTTGATCTGAAAGATGGATACCACCAACTAGAACTTGATGCATCATCTCGTGTGATCACCACATTCTCTACACATGCTGGACTTTTCCGATACAAGAGACTCAACTTCGGAATCAACTCAGCAGCCGAAGTGTTCCAGGACACCATCCGTCAGGTTCTAACCAACATCCCCAACGTGCTCAACGTAAGCGATGACATATTGGTGTATGGAAAGACTGAGAAAGAGCATGATGAAGCTTTGAAGGCGACACTGGAATGTCTACTTGCAAGTGGCCTCACATTGAACGTCAAGaaatgcaaattctaccaacagGAACTTACCTTTTTCGGGCATGTGTTCTCAAGCAAAGGTGTACAACCAGACCCCACTAAGGTGTCTGCAGTAATCGGTGCCTCACCACCCACCAGTGCCAGTGAAGTGAAATCTCTCCTTGGTCTTGTTAACTACTGTGGTCGGTTCATACCGAATCTGGCCCACGTCACCCAACCACTCGGGAAACTCACAGCCAAAGGAGAGGACTGGTGTTGGACAGACATACAGCAAGATGCCCTGGACGAACTGAAGAGAAAGCTTTCCGAGGCCACAGCTCTTGCCTACTTTGACCCAGGAAAGGACATCACACTCATTGTAGATGCTGCTCCTCATGGCCTAGGTGCCATTCTCACGCAGACATCCGGAAGTGAAACCAGGGTGGTAGCATATGGGAGTCGTGCCCTTTCTCCTGTGGAGGCACGCTACTCTCAAATTGAAAGGGAAATGCTGGCTGTAGTGTGGGGAATTGAGCACTTTCACATCTACCTGTATGGGACAGCATTCCACCTACTAACGGACCGCAAGCCATTCGTCAGTATTCTCAGCAACCCCCGCTCCCTGCCTTCAGCACGGCTAGAGCGTTTGGCACTTCGAATTCAACAATACACCTTTGAAGTGCAACACACTAGTGGTCCAAGCAACCCATCTGACTACTTGTCCCGCCACCCAGTAAACTCCACGGAACCATTTCGGCGCATGGAGTCTGTCGCTGAACAGTATGTGAACTTCATCGTGTCTCACAGCCTACCTCGTGCCATGACCATAAAGGAGGTAACCGAAGCGACGTTAGCTGACCCCGTGATCAACTCGCTCAAGCAAGCCCTAAAGCAACCCCTGAAAGGCAAACATTGGAAGAACACAACTCTACAGCCTTTCTCTCGCGTTGCGACAGAACTGTCAGTCTCCAAAGAAGGCCTTGTGTTAAGAGGCATGCGGATAGTACTGCCAGCACAACTTCACACAAAGGCGGTGCACCTTGCACATCGAGGCCACCAAGGCATTGTCAAGACAAAACAGCTGTTGCGTGAGAAGGTGTGGTTCCCAGGGATAGACTCTCTAGTGGACTAGACAGTTAAGAGCTGCCTGGCATGCCAAGCTAACACACCGGTACACCATcgagaccctttgccaattcaggaGCTTCCTCAAGACCCGTGGATAGAACTGTCGTTAGATTTTGCTGGCCCTTTCCCTGATGGCAAGTATGCCATGGTAGTTGTGGATGATTTCTCCAAGTACCCAGTCGCTAGCATCTTACACACTCTTGCAGCACCTACAGTCATCAAGCAACTGCGCACTATATTCGCTCAGTTCGGCTGTCCGGAAATTGTAAAGTCAGACAATGGCCCACCCTTTCAGAGTGAGGGTTTTGCAGAGTTTGCTAGCGAGCTTGGATTCAAGCATCACCGCATCACTCCACGGTGGCCAGAGGCTAATGGGGAAGCCGAACGATTCATGCGCACCCTCAAGAAGTCAATACTCGCAAGTCGTGTCAGCCACTTGGATTGGACCAATGAGCTTCAGTCGTTCCTCCTGGCTTACAGGTCCACACCCCATGGTTCCACAGGAAAGTCTCCGTTTGAACTTCTATTTGGGAGACCCATGAGGAATCTTCTACCGACACTTGCTGCTGATACTCAGAACTCAGCTCACTCTGAGGC
The DNA window shown above is from Dermacentor silvarum isolate Dsil-2018 chromosome 1, BIME_Dsil_1.4, whole genome shotgun sequence and carries:
- the LOC125942292 gene encoding uncharacterized protein K02A2.6-like, which codes for MVVVDDFSKYPVASILHTLAAPTVIKQLRTIFAQFGCPEIVKSDNGPPFQSEGFAEFASELGFKHHRITPRWPEANGEAERFMRTLKKSILASRVSHLDWTNELQSFLLAYRSTPHGSTGKSPFELLFGRPMRNLLPTLAADTQNSAHSEARQNDTQRKAYNKQYVDSRRHTSHNQLHVGQQVLCKQDRSNKFSSYCDPHPYTITKVTGSKITASRDGVSICRNSSFFKDASTVQMERHQDQLDMPDLDDAAVPSNSDLPSHSTATPREAPPETTKAASQRYPQRTRQRPERLKDYV